CCTGCGCACCTTCCTGCTGATCTGCGCCACGCTGTTCACTGCATTCTCGGTGATGTGCGGGCTGGCCGATTCGCTGCCCATGATGATTGCCGGACGGGTCGGGCAGGGCTTTGCCGGCGGCGCGCTGATTCCCACGGCGCTGACCATCGTCGGCACGCGCCTGCCACCGAAGCAGCAGCCGCTGGGCACCGCACTGTTCGGCATGACCGTCATCCTCGGCCCGGTGATCGGCCCATTGCTGGGCGGCTGGCTGACCGAGAACGTCAGCTGGCACTACGCCTTCTTCATCAATGTGCCGATCTGCGCGGGTCTGGTCGCCTTGCTGCTGCTGGGCCTGCCGCATGAAAAATCGAACTGGGGCGGGCTGCTGCGCGCGGACTGGCTGGGCATCGTCGGCATGACGGCCGGCCTGTCCGCACTGACCGTAGTGCTGGAAGACGGGCAGCGCGAGCGCTGGTTTGAATCGACGATGATCGTGGTGCTGAGCATTGTCTCGGTGCTGGGTTTTGCCTTGCTGGCGCTCTCCCAGTTCACCAGCAAGGCGCCGGTCATCCGCCTCAACATCCTGTTCCAGCGCAGTTTCGGCGCGGTGTTCGTGATGGTGATGGCGGTCGGCATGATCCTGTTCGGGGTCATGTACATGATCCCGCAGTTCCTGGCGATCATCGCCGGCTACAACACCGAACAGGCAGGCTACGTGCTGCTGCTGGCCGGCCTTCCCACCATCCTGCTGATGCCGTTGATGCCGAAGATGCTGGAAACGGTGGACGTGCGCATCATGGTGTTCGGCGGCATGCTGTGCTTCGCCGCCGCCTGCTTCGTCAACCTCGGGCTGACGCCGGACAGCATCGGCCCGCACTTCGTCATCGGCCAGCTGCTGCAGGGCTGCGGCCTGGCGCTGGCGATGATGGCGCTGAACCAGGCCGCCATCACCTCGGTGCCGCGTGAGTACACCAGTGATGCCTCGGGCCTGTTCAATGCCGCGCGCAACCTCGGCGGCTCGATCGGCCTGGCTATCATCTCCACCTTCCAGGAACGCCGCGCCACGCTGCACATCGATGCCATCGGCAGCAGCGTCACCGCCAATTCCACCCTTGCCCAGGACGCGCTGCATGCCTACGGCCAGCAGCTGGGCGACGCAACGCAGGCGGTGGCGGTGCTGGCGCAGACGGTGCAGCTGCAGGCCATGGTGATGGCCTACAACGACCTGTTCTGGATCTTCGGCCTGATCGTGGCGGCGACCCTGCCGCTGGTCTTCCTGCTCAAGCCCCTGCCCAAGGGCGTTCCATTGGCGATGCACTGATGACTTCGACGACCTTGCCCCTTTCCGTGGACCACTCCCTTCGCCTGTGCCGCCTGTGCCGCCTGTGGCCCGCGGCGCTGCCGCTGCTGCTGGCGGGCTGCATGCTGGGGCCGGACTACGTGAAGCCGGACGTCGCCGCAGGCGCCACCGCGCAGGCGCAGCTGCCGCGTTCCGCGCAGGCCGATGTGCAGCAGGCTGCACCGCCGAGCCAGTGGTGGCGCGCGCTCAACGATCCGTTGCTGGACGAACTGGTGGACGAGGCCCTGCGCAACAGCCCCAACCTGCGTGCCGCGCAGGCCAAGCTGCTGGCATCGCGCGCGCTGCAGCGCCAGCGCCGTGCCGAGCAGTTGCCCAGCGTCGGCGCGGCCGCGGGCTATGCCAACGTCAAGGCGCCGGATTCCATCGAAAACAGCGTGCGTGGTCTGGGCGAGAACATCGCAGGCGTTGCCGAGGCCAACGGCCGGCCGCAGGAAGCCGCGCAGCTGCGCCAGCAGTTTGCCGATATCGACCTGGACACCGAACTGTACGTCGCCGGCTTCGACGCCAGCTGGGAACTGGATCTGTTCGGCCGCCGCCGCCGTGCGGCCGAACAGGCCGCTGCCGAAGCGGAGGCCAATGCGGCAGCGCTGGCCGATGCGCAGGTACAGCTGGCGGCCGAGCTCACGCAGGTGTACCTGGGTTTCCGCAGCAGCCGCGAACGCATCGCACTGGCCGGACACAACCTTCGCGCGGCCGAGGACAGCCTGCAGCTGACCCGCCAGCGCCGCCAGCGCGGCGCCGATTCGGACCTGCAGGTCGAACGCGCACAGGCCCAGCTGCAACAGCAGCAGGCCGCGCTGCCACCGCTGCAGGCACAGGCGGATGAGGCGCGTGACGTACTGGCGCTGATGGTCGGTCGCGAGCCGGGCGCACTGGACGCACGGCTGGCCGCAGACCAGCCGCTGCCGCCGCTGCCTGCACGCGTGCCGGTGGATGATGCCGGTGCGCTGATCCAGCGTCGTCCGGATGTACGCAAGGCCGAGCGCGAGCTGGCGGCCTCGTCGGCGCAGATCGGCCAGGCAATCTCGGCGTACTTTCCGCAGGTCACCCTGCTGGGCACCATCGGTGCCGGTGCCACATCGGTTTCCGACCTCGGCCGGGATTCGGCGGCGACCATCGTTGCCCCGTTCCTGCGCTGGTCGCTGTTCGATTTCGGCGTGAACAAGGCGCGTGTGTCCCAGGCCCGGGCGGGCAACCAGGCCCGGCTGGCCGCCTACGAGGGCACCGTGCTGGCAGCGCTGCAGGATGCCAACACCGCGCTGGCACGCTTTGGTGCCGCGCGCCAGCAGCTGCAGGCCAGCCTGCGCGCCGAGGCCTCGGCGGACCGATCCCTGGCCCTGATGGGCCAGCGCCGGCAGGCCGGGGCCACATCGCAGATCGATCTGCTGGACGTGCAGCGCCAGCACCTGCAGGCGCAGGATGCCGCCGCGCAGGCGCGCCTGCAGGTGCTGGTGCGTTACGTGGCGCTGCAGAAGAGCCTGGGCCTGGGCTGGCAGGAGGCACCGCCTGTGGCCGCGCGCTGATGCACTCCGCCGGGCCATGCCCGGCGGCCCCCCGATCCGGTGGGTGCCGACCGTGGGTCTGCACGCATTTCCAGCCCCCCGGCCGGTAGAATGGCCACCGCTGTCCACCGCCCGCTCCCGGAGCCCCCATGCCCGTTGAAGCCCAGCCGGAAGCCGTCGTCGTCGATGCGAACGGTGCGCCCGGCTATCTCTCCATTCGTGACCTGCGCAAGGAATTCGACGGCTTTGTCGCCGTCGACGACGTCAATCTGGACGTGCGCAAGGGTGAGATCTTCGCCCTGCTCGGTGGCTCGGGCAGCGGCAAATCGACCCTGCTGCGCTGCCTGGGCGGCTTCGAGACGCCCACCAAGGGCAGCATCACCCTCGATGGCCAGCGCCTGGACGCACTGCCGCCGTACCAGCGGCCGGTCAACATGATGTTCCAGTCCTACGCGCTGTTCCCGCACATGACGGTCGAGCAGAACATCGCCTTCGGCCTGAAGCAGGACGGCCTGGCCAAGGATGCGATCAGCCGCCGCGTGGGCGAGATGCTGGACCTGGTGCAGATGGCGCACCTGGGCAAGCGCAAGCCGCACCAGCTTTCCGGTGGCCAGCAGCAGCGCGTGGCGCTGGCGCGGTCGCTGGCCAAGGGGCCCAAGCTGCTGCTGCTGGACGAGCCGATGGGCGCTCTGGACAAGAAGCTGCGCTCGCAGATGCAGCTGGAACTGGTCAGCATCATCGAATCGTCGGGCGTGACCTGCGTGATGGTCACCCACGACCAGGAAGAGGCTATGACCATGGCCACCCGCATCGCCGTGATGGATGCCGGCTGGATCCAGCAGGTCGGCAAGCCCGATGAAGTCTACGAGCAGCCGGCCAACCGGTTCGTGGCCGGCTTCATCGGTTCGGTCAATCTGTTCGAGGGCGTCATCGACGAGGACCTGCCCGAGTACGTGACCGTGCGCTCGCCGCTGTTCCCGGCGCCGGTCTACATCGCCCACGGCATCACCTGTTACGAAGGGCAGCCGGTTGCGTTCGCGCTGCGCCCGGAGAAGGTCATGATCGGCAAGGACGAACCGGAAGGGCACACCAACAAGGCCCAGGGCGTGATCGAGGACATCGCCTATTTCGGCAGCCACTCGGTCTACCACGTACGCCTGCCCAGCGGCGCCAAGGTGCTGGCCAACTTCGCCAACTCGCAGCGCTGGGCCAGCGATGGCCTGACCTGGGGCGATGAGGTATGGGTGCACTGGCGCGACAACGACGGCGTGGTGCTGACCTCATGAGTGCGGCGGGCCTGAAGCGCTGGCTGCCGGGCACGCGTGCCACGGTCATCGGCATTCCCTACCTGTGGCTGCTGCTGTTCTTCGCGGTGCCGTTCCTGATCGTGCTGATGATCAGCTTCTCGCACAGCCGGGTCGGCTCACCGCCGTACACCTGGCTGCTGCAGTACGTCGATGGCGCGTTCTCGCTGAAGCTCAACCTCGAGAACTACCTGGCGCTGTTCCGCGACTCGATCTACGCGCAGGCCTTCCTCAGCTCGATCAGGATCGCGGCGATCTCCACCTTCCTCACCCTGCTGATCGGCTACCCGATGGCCTATGCCATCGCGCGCCTGTCGCCGGCTGCGCGCAACGTGGCGATGATGCTGGTGGTGCTGCCGTCGTGGACCTCGTTCCTGATCCGCGTGTACGCCTGGAAGGCGATCCTCGACCGCAACGGCCTACTCGACCAGTTCCTGCAGTTCACCGGCCTGCAATCGCTGATGACCCACATGGGCCTGCCCAAGCTGCAGCTGATCGACACCCCGACCGCGGCCTATATCGGCATCGTCTACTGCTACCTGCCGTTCATGGTGCTGCCGCTGTACGCCAACCTGGTCAAGCATGACCACCGCCTGCTGGAAGCGGCCTACGACCTTGGCGCCAAACCCTGGCAGGCCTTCCTGCGCATCACCCTGCCGCTGTCGAAGGCGGGCATCATCGCCGGCTGCATGCTGGTGATGATTCCGGCGGTGGGTGAATTCGTGATTCCGGAAATGCTGGGCGGCTCGGAAACGCTGATGGTCGGCCGCCAGCTGTGGAACGAGTTCTTCAACAACCGCAACTGGCCCGGTGCCTCGGCGATGGCCGTGGCGATGATCCTGCTGCTGCTGGTGCCCATCCTGTGGTTCAACCGTTCCCAGCAGCGACTGCTGGAAGGGAAGCAGGCATGAGCCCGCGTAGTGCGAAGGGCCTGGGCCTGGGCGTGCTGCTGCTGGGCTTCGCCTTCCTGTACCTGCCGATCCTGCTGCTGATGTTCTATTCGTTCAACAGCTCGCGGCTAGCGATGGTCTGGGCCGGGTTTTCCACCCGCGCCTACAGCGACCTGTTTGCCGACCGCGCGCTGATGGATGCGATGTGGACCAGCCTGGTGGTGGCATTCTGGACCGCCTGTACGTCCACCGTGCTGGGCACGCTGGCGGCGATGGTGATGACCCGCTTCCGCCGCTTCCGTGGCAAGCAGGTGTTCGGCGCACTGGTCACCGCGCCGCTGGTGATGCCGGATGTGATCCTGGGCTTCTCGCTGATGGCGCTGCTGGCGTCGATGGGTGCCATTCCCGGCTTCCCGGCACGCGGCCTGACCACGATCTGGATCGCCCACGTCACCTTCACCCTGTGCTTCGTCACCGTGGTGGTGTCCTCGCGCCTGCAGGAAATGGACCTTTCGCTGGAAGAGGCGGCGATGGATCTGGGCGCCAGCCGTCTTACCGTGTTCGGCCGCATCACCCTGCCGATCATCGCCCCGGCGCTGGTGGCCGGCTGGCTGCTCGCGTTTACCCTGTCGCTGGATGACGTGGTGGTGGCCAGCTTCGTCGCCACACCAGGTTCGACCACGTTGCCGATGAAGGTGTTCGCCTCGGTGCGCATGGGCATCAGCCCGAAGATCAACGCGCTGGCGACGCTGCTGGTGTCGGCGGTATCGGTGGCGGCGGTGATCGGCTGGTACATCAACGCGCGGGCCGAAAAGCGGCGCCAGCGCGATCTGCAGCTGGCCCGCCAGGACAACGGCTGACACACGCACGCCGCCGCTATCCGGCGGCAACACCCGGCTCACGGGTACGGGCGCACAATGGGGATCTTTCTGATGGAGATCCCCCATGACCGTCGAAATCGTCAACCCGGCCACCGGCCAGGTCACCTACCGCCATGAACTCATCGGCGCTGCCGATATCGAGCAGCGCCTGCAGGCCGCAGCCGATGCCTTTCCGGCGTGGGCCGAACGTTCGCTGCAGGATCGTGGCGCCATCCTCAAGCAGATCGCCGCCCAGCTGCGTGCGCGCCGCGACGACCTGCAGCAGGCGATGACCGGCGAGATGGGCAAGCTCAAGGCCGAAGCCCTGGCCGAGGTCGACAAGTGCGCAGCGGCCTGCGAGTTCTACGCCGACCATGCTGCGGACTATCTGAAGCCGCAGATCATCGATACCGAAGCGCAGCGCAGTTACGTGCGCTACGAGCCGATCGGCTGCGTGTTCGCGGTGATGCCGTGGAATTTCCCGATCTGGCAGGTGTTCCGCTTCCTCGCCCCCGCCTTCATGGCCGGCAATGTGGCCCTGCTCAAGCATGCCAGCAACGTGCCGCAGTGTGCCGACCTGATCCTGGCGGTATGCCGTGACGGTGGCCTGCCGGATGGGGTGTTCGATGTGCTGCACATCGACAACGACCAGGCCGCCGAGGTGCTGCGCGATGCGCGGGTGAAAGCGGTGACCCTCACCGGCAGCGAGCGGGCAGGGCGCTCGATCGCTTCCAATGCGGGCAGCCAGTTGAAGAAATCGGTGATGGAACTGGGCGGCAGCGATGCCTTCGTGGTGCTGGAGGATGCCGACCTGGACAAGGCCGTTGCCGCGGCAGTGAAATCGCGCTTCGACAACAGCGGACAGACCTGCATCGCGGCGAAGCGCTTCATCGTGGTGGAGGCCGTGGCCGAGGAGTTCACTCGGCGCTTTGTCGACGCCGCCGCGCAGCGCCAGTATGGCGACCCCAATGAACGTGGGACCACCCTGGCGCCGATGGCGCGCGCCGATCTGCGCGATGAGCTGCACACGCAGGTGCAGGCCAGCGTGGCCAAGGGGGCGCGCGTCCTGCTGGGCGGCGAACCGATCGCCGGCAGCCATGCCGGCTATCCGGCCACGGTGCTGGACCAGGTGGGACCGGGCATGCCCGCCTATGACGAGGAGTTGTTCGGGCCGGTGGCGGCCGTGATCCGGGTGCAGGACGAAGCCGAAGCACTGCGCGTGGCCAACGACACCCGGTTCGGTCTGGGCGGCAGCGTGTGGAGCAGCGATCCGGTGCGCGGCGAACGATTCGCCCAGCGCATGGAATGCGGCGCGGCGTTCGTCAACGCCATCGTCAAGAGTGATGCGCGGCTGCCCTTTGGTGGCAGCAAGCAGTCCGGCTTCGGCCGCGAACTGGCCGACCACGGCATCCATGAGTTCATGAACATCAAGACCGTCTACGTGGCTTGATGCCAAATGGTAATGCCGGCCGCTGGCCGGCCGGGCTTGGTTGCCGGCCAGCGGCCGGCACTACCCACCGCAACCCCGCCGTCCGGTGGGGATCGACCGTTGGTCATCGTGCCTGGTGGGTATCGACCGTTGGTCATCGTGCCTGGCGGGTATCGACCGTTGGTCGATACGCCCTACAACCATTTCGCGCGCTTGAACAACCGGTACAGGACCACGCACACCGCGCCCACGCCAACGATCATCAGCGGGTACGACCACGGCTGGTTCAATTCGGGCATGTGGCTGAAATTCATGCCGTACCAGCTGGTGATCAGAGTTGGCGCGGCCAGCAGTGCCGCCCACGCACCCAGGCGCTTCACGGTTTCACCCTGCGCCAGGGTCACCAGCGAAAGGTTCACGCTCAGCGCGGTGCCCAGCATCTCGCGCAGGGTATCAATCACATCGCTGATGCGCGCGGCGTGGTCGTGCACGTCGCGCACGTACAGCTTCACTTCGTCGGGAATCAGGTCGCCCTGGTAACGACGAAGCTGGGCCAGCACGTCCTGCAGCGGTGCCACCGCCATGCGCATCTTGTTCAGTTCGCGCTTGAGCTCATACAGGCGCGTCACCGTGCTGCGCTTGTAGGTCTCGGCGAAGATGTCCTTCTCCAGCAGATCCAAGGTGTCGCGGAAGCGGGTGGTGATCGGCAGGTAGTTGTCGACCACGAAATCGGTCACCGCATACAGGCAGTAGGACGGCCCCATTTTCAGCAGCTGCGGTTCGCGTTCCACCCGTGCGCGTACCGGCGCATACGACAGCGATGCGCCGTGGCGCACGGTCACCAGGAAGCGCGGACCGAGGAAGGCATGGGTCTCACCGTACTGGATGCGCTCGTCGACCATCTGCGCCGTGGTCATCACCACGAACAGCGAATTGCCGTAGGCCTCGGCTTTCGGCCGCTGGTGCGCATTGCGCGCGTCTTCGATGGCCAGGTCGTGCAGGCAGAACTCTTCCTGCAGTTTCAGCAGCACATCATCCTTGGGGTCGAACAGGCCAACCCAGACAAAACCGTTGCCACTGGCGATGACATCGCTGATGGCATCGAGGCTGATGTCGTGGCGCTTGCCCTGGTCATCGTAGTGGACGCAGTTGATGACGCAGGCCGGGTTGTCGGAAACAGGTGCGGAAGCGGAGGCGGGCAATGACATGCCCGCCATCGTGCGTCAGCGGGGTGTTTTGGACAAGTGAGGACGACGCCCCAGCGCCCATGCCAGGGCCGCGTGCACCGGCAGCAGCAGCACGATCCACTGCACGTTGTACTGCGCCTGCAGGGTCAGCCAGTGCAGCACCAGCGCGGCCACCGACTGTGCGGCCAGCAGCCACAGCACGATCCTGAACATGCGGCCAGGCACGCGCCGGCGAAGCAGGGCGATGGCGCCCGGCAGCAGCAGCACCGCCAGTGGCGACAACAGCAGCAGGTTGCGGTTGGCCCAGGCGGCATAGTGGATGCTGAAGCCCCACAGGAACACCAGCACACCGCCCAGCAGGGCGCACAGCAGCCAGAACGGCAGGGCCAGGCCGGCCAGCAGGCGCGGCCGGCTGCGCAGTGCAAACACGCCGGCAGCGATCACCAGGCCGCACAGCAGCCACGGCCACCAGCGGCGGGCGAACTCCTTCGGTTCGGGATCGATACGGTGCGGCAGCAGTTCCTGTTCGCTCTGCACCAGCGGCCGGCCATCGCTGTTGCGCACCTGGCGCAGCGCATCGGCCAGGCGCATCGGCACGAAGGCTTCCTGCCAGCGCGACAGCGGCTGGTCGGCGAACGGCCCCAGGCCGACGTCGAAGCCCAGCCACATCCACGGTGCCGGCGAAGCCAGGCGCACCGATTCGCTGCGGTAGGTGTTGCCGCGCGAGCGCCCGGACAGCTGCGCGTGCAGGCCGCCATCCAGTGCCTGGTTCAAGGTGTCGCGCACCATCGTGGCGCAGTTGGCGGTGTAGTAGTCGTAGTGGTAGCGCGCGTTTTCCGGCTTGGCGCGTTCGGCCAGCCCGGCGGCCAGGGCGCGGGCCTGGTCCGGGCGCAGGTCCAGCCACTGCACGCTGGCGCCACGGCCGGTCTCGTCGTAGTACGACAGATCCTGCTGCAGCGGCAGCGCCACCAGGTAATACATCATGTCGCCGCGGGCGAACCGGCTGATGAAATCCGCTTCAGTCGGATCGAAGTAGCCGAAGTTGTACGAGATCGCTTCGCCGCTGACCGGATCGAGCACCACGATGGCATCGTGGCCGAAGCGCTCGAAGAACACCGTGCCCGGCTGCATGGTCACCACGCCGATGCGCGGCGGCTGTGCCTCCTGCGGGGCGGCGGTGACGGCGGCCGGCGCAACCGCCGCGGCCTGCGCGAACGCCGCCTGCGGCAGGGCCATGGCCAGCACGCACAGTGCCAGCCACAGGGTGAGGCGCACCGCCAGGCGCACGGGCTGGAACGGGCCCCGGCGCGTCACGCGTCGTCCTGCTCGTCCGGCGGCAGCACGGTCACGTGGAAGGCCTGCACCCGGCGCGCATCGGCGCGGGCCACGCGGAACATGAAGCGGTCCAGGGCCAGCTCGTCGCCCACCTCGGGCAGGTGGCCGATGGCTTCGGTCACCAGGCCGCCGATGGTGTCGTAGTCCTCATCGGAGAACGTGGCACCGAAACGTTCGTTGAAATCGCCGATGGCGGTCAGCGCATCGACCACGTAACGGCCATCGGCCTGGATGGCGATCTGCGCCGACTGATCCTCGGCCTCGTCATGCTCGTCGTCGATCTCGCCGACGATCTGTTCCAGCACGTCCTCGATGGTGACCAGGCCGGCGACACCGCCGTACTCGTCCACCACCATGGCCATGTGGTTGCGCGACAGGCGGAACTCCTTCAGCAGCACGTTGAGCTTCTTCGCCTCGGGGATCAGTACCGCCGGGCGCAGCAGCTCGCGCACGTTGGCCGGCCCGTTGTCGGCCACTACGCCGCGCAGCAGGTCCTTGGCCAGCAGGATGCCAAGGATGTCGTCCTTGTTCTCGCCGTGCACCGGGAAACGTGAGTGGCCCGATTCGACGACCTGTTTCATCAGGTCCAGGAAGGGCGCCTCGACCGGCAGCGAGACCATCTGCGAGCGCGAGATCATCACGTCGCCCACGGTCAGCTCGGCCACCGAAATGGCGCCTTCCATCATCTTCAGGGTATCGGCGGCGATCAGACCCTCGTCCTGCGCGGTGTGCAGGACAGCGACCAGCTCGTCGCGGGTATGGGGTTCGCCGGAGAAGGCGGAGGTCAGGCGTTCGAGCCAGCCGCGCTTCTTTTCATGGGGCTCCTGGGAGGAGCTGCTACTGTCGTCTTCTGACATCTCTGGAAAAAGGGCACCCGGCGAGCCGGGCGTTGTCCCCAGTCTAGCAGGATGTTGGGGCCTTTCAGTGACCGTCGGGGGCAGCGTCCGGGACCTCGTCGTCGGCCGGCAGATCCAGGCTGTAGGTACAGCCGGCCAGGGTCCGGCCGGGGTGGCTGGCCACGGTCGACACGCTGAGGATGATCGATTCGATCCGGGCCTCGCCCGTCTTCGGGTCGGTCACATCGCGGCTGACCACCTCGCGGCCGGCCATGAACTTGCCGTCCTGGTCGTAGCCGGTTTCCAGCGCCAGGCGCGTGGCCAGGGGGTGCGGGTCGGCCTGTTCCAGCACGGCCATGACGCTGGCACCGGCTACCGCTACGTGGTCGGTCTGCTGGCCGAACACCGTGATCGGATTGGCCAGGCGGAACTCGCTCATGAACGGGTTGGCCTGCGGCAGCGGCTGCAGGCCGCTGGCCACCGCCTTCAGCGGGTCCGCCAGCAGCGGGGTCAGCGCGGCGTGGTCGGCTACACCCTGGCGGCATTCGATCAGCGCCGGCAGGTCCAGCGGAGCGGCCGAAGCGGAGGCGGCGAGGGAGGCGAGCAGCAGGGGCAGGGCAGTACGCAGCAGCACGAAGGGGGCTCCGTTGTAGTGCCGAGCCCATGCTCGGCTGGATGTCAGGCGGATCTACACCACATGATCGCGCACAGGTAGTGCCGGCCGCTGGCCGGCAACGGG
Above is a genomic segment from Stenotrophomonas sp. ESTM1D_MKCIP4_1 containing:
- a CDS encoding DHA2 family efflux MFS transporter permease subunit, translated to MNATTAPAAPATGGKADAGAWLAVAAGTIGSFMATLDISIVNAALPTIQGEVGASGTEGTWISTAFLVSEIVMIPLTGWFVRTLGLRTFLLICATLFTAFSVMCGLADSLPMMIAGRVGQGFAGGALIPTALTIVGTRLPPKQQPLGTALFGMTVILGPVIGPLLGGWLTENVSWHYAFFINVPICAGLVALLLLGLPHEKSNWGGLLRADWLGIVGMTAGLSALTVVLEDGQRERWFESTMIVVLSIVSVLGFALLALSQFTSKAPVIRLNILFQRSFGAVFVMVMAVGMILFGVMYMIPQFLAIIAGYNTEQAGYVLLLAGLPTILLMPLMPKMLETVDVRIMVFGGMLCFAAACFVNLGLTPDSIGPHFVIGQLLQGCGLALAMMALNQAAITSVPREYTSDASGLFNAARNLGGSIGLAIISTFQERRATLHIDAIGSSVTANSTLAQDALHAYGQQLGDATQAVAVLAQTVQLQAMVMAYNDLFWIFGLIVAATLPLVFLLKPLPKGVPLAMH
- a CDS encoding efflux transporter outer membrane subunit, translating into MLGPDYVKPDVAAGATAQAQLPRSAQADVQQAAPPSQWWRALNDPLLDELVDEALRNSPNLRAAQAKLLASRALQRQRRAEQLPSVGAAAGYANVKAPDSIENSVRGLGENIAGVAEANGRPQEAAQLRQQFADIDLDTELYVAGFDASWELDLFGRRRRAAEQAAAEAEANAAALADAQVQLAAELTQVYLGFRSSRERIALAGHNLRAAEDSLQLTRQRRQRGADSDLQVERAQAQLQQQQAALPPLQAQADEARDVLALMVGREPGALDARLAADQPLPPLPARVPVDDAGALIQRRPDVRKAERELAASSAQIGQAISAYFPQVTLLGTIGAGATSVSDLGRDSAATIVAPFLRWSLFDFGVNKARVSQARAGNQARLAAYEGTVLAALQDANTALARFGAARQQLQASLRAEASADRSLALMGQRRQAGATSQIDLLDVQRQHLQAQDAAAQARLQVLVRYVALQKSLGLGWQEAPPVAAR
- a CDS encoding DUF4105 domain-containing protein; the protein is MALPQAAFAQAAAVAPAAVTAAPQEAQPPRIGVVTMQPGTVFFERFGHDAIVVLDPVSGEAISYNFGYFDPTEADFISRFARGDMMYYLVALPLQQDLSYYDETGRGASVQWLDLRPDQARALAAGLAERAKPENARYHYDYYTANCATMVRDTLNQALDGGLHAQLSGRSRGNTYRSESVRLASPAPWMWLGFDVGLGPFADQPLSRWQEAFVPMRLADALRQVRNSDGRPLVQSEQELLPHRIDPEPKEFARRWWPWLLCGLVIAAGVFALRSRPRLLAGLALPFWLLCALLGGVLVFLWGFSIHYAAWANRNLLLLSPLAVLLLPGAIALLRRRVPGRMFRIVLWLLAAQSVAALVLHWLTLQAQYNVQWIVLLLPVHAALAWALGRRPHLSKTPR
- a CDS encoding magnesium and cobalt transport protein CorA — protein: MAGMSLPASASAPVSDNPACVINCVHYDDQGKRHDISLDAISDVIASGNGFVWVGLFDPKDDVLLKLQEEFCLHDLAIEDARNAHQRPKAEAYGNSLFVVMTTAQMVDERIQYGETHAFLGPRFLVTVRHGASLSYAPVRARVEREPQLLKMGPSYCLYAVTDFVVDNYLPITTRFRDTLDLLEKDIFAETYKRSTVTRLYELKRELNKMRMAVAPLQDVLAQLRRYQGDLIPDEVKLYVRDVHDHAARISDVIDTLREMLGTALSVNLSLVTLAQGETVKRLGAWAALLAAPTLITSWYGMNFSHMPELNQPWSYPLMIVGVGAVCVVLYRLFKRAKWL
- the potA gene encoding polyamine ABC transporter ATP-binding protein, which codes for MPVEAQPEAVVVDANGAPGYLSIRDLRKEFDGFVAVDDVNLDVRKGEIFALLGGSGSGKSTLLRCLGGFETPTKGSITLDGQRLDALPPYQRPVNMMFQSYALFPHMTVEQNIAFGLKQDGLAKDAISRRVGEMLDLVQMAHLGKRKPHQLSGGQQQRVALARSLAKGPKLLLLDEPMGALDKKLRSQMQLELVSIIESSGVTCVMVTHDQEEAMTMATRIAVMDAGWIQQVGKPDEVYEQPANRFVAGFIGSVNLFEGVIDEDLPEYVTVRSPLFPAPVYIAHGITCYEGQPVAFALRPEKVMIGKDEPEGHTNKAQGVIEDIAYFGSHSVYHVRLPSGAKVLANFANSQRWASDGLTWGDEVWVHWRDNDGVVLTS
- a CDS encoding NAD-dependent succinate-semialdehyde dehydrogenase translates to MTVEIVNPATGQVTYRHELIGAADIEQRLQAAADAFPAWAERSLQDRGAILKQIAAQLRARRDDLQQAMTGEMGKLKAEALAEVDKCAAACEFYADHAADYLKPQIIDTEAQRSYVRYEPIGCVFAVMPWNFPIWQVFRFLAPAFMAGNVALLKHASNVPQCADLILAVCRDGGLPDGVFDVLHIDNDQAAEVLRDARVKAVTLTGSERAGRSIASNAGSQLKKSVMELGGSDAFVVLEDADLDKAVAAAVKSRFDNSGQTCIAAKRFIVVEAVAEEFTRRFVDAAAQRQYGDPNERGTTLAPMARADLRDELHTQVQASVAKGARVLLGGEPIAGSHAGYPATVLDQVGPGMPAYDEELFGPVAAVIRVQDEAEALRVANDTRFGLGGSVWSSDPVRGERFAQRMECGAAFVNAIVKSDARLPFGGSKQSGFGRELADHGIHEFMNIKTVYVA
- a CDS encoding transporter associated domain-containing protein, with the protein product MSEDDSSSSSQEPHEKKRGWLERLTSAFSGEPHTRDELVAVLHTAQDEGLIAADTLKMMEGAISVAELTVGDVMISRSQMVSLPVEAPFLDLMKQVVESGHSRFPVHGENKDDILGILLAKDLLRGVVADNGPANVRELLRPAVLIPEAKKLNVLLKEFRLSRNHMAMVVDEYGGVAGLVTIEDVLEQIVGEIDDEHDEAEDQSAQIAIQADGRYVVDALTAIGDFNERFGATFSDEDYDTIGGLVTEAIGHLPEVGDELALDRFMFRVARADARRVQAFHVTVLPPDEQDDA
- a CDS encoding ABC transporter permease subunit; translated protein: MSPRSAKGLGLGVLLLGFAFLYLPILLLMFYSFNSSRLAMVWAGFSTRAYSDLFADRALMDAMWTSLVVAFWTACTSTVLGTLAAMVMTRFRRFRGKQVFGALVTAPLVMPDVILGFSLMALLASMGAIPGFPARGLTTIWIAHVTFTLCFVTVVVSSRLQEMDLSLEEAAMDLGASRLTVFGRITLPIIAPALVAGWLLAFTLSLDDVVVASFVATPGSTTLPMKVFASVRMGISPKINALATLLVSAVSVAAVIGWYINARAEKRRQRDLQLARQDNG
- a CDS encoding ABC transporter permease subunit gives rise to the protein MSAAGLKRWLPGTRATVIGIPYLWLLLFFAVPFLIVLMISFSHSRVGSPPYTWLLQYVDGAFSLKLNLENYLALFRDSIYAQAFLSSIRIAAISTFLTLLIGYPMAYAIARLSPAARNVAMMLVVLPSWTSFLIRVYAWKAILDRNGLLDQFLQFTGLQSLMTHMGLPKLQLIDTPTAAYIGIVYCYLPFMVLPLYANLVKHDHRLLEAAYDLGAKPWQAFLRITLPLSKAGIIAGCMLVMIPAVGEFVIPEMLGGSETLMVGRQLWNEFFNNRNWPGASAMAVAMILLLLVPILWFNRSQQRLLEGKQA